In the Streptomyces sp. cg36 genome, one interval contains:
- a CDS encoding adenosylcobinamide-GDP ribazoletransferase: MNPLDGLRFAFGTLTVLPVRVTRWDRPAARAGMLWAPVAGLVVGLSAAAVGGLLLLLGAGPLPAAVATAAVPAALTRGLHLDGLADVADGLGSAKPAADALRIMKQSDIGPFGVLTLVFVLLGQVAVVAELYAQSWARGAVAAAVAAVTARLALTLACRPGVPPARPDGLGAAVAGAVPRRAAAGVAVLAAAGCAAGAGAALGRGAALHQALALAAGVLAAQLLLVHCVRRFGGVTGDVFGAVAETAATAALLVSALGRG, from the coding sequence ATGAATCCCTTGGACGGCCTCCGCTTCGCCTTCGGCACCCTCACCGTGCTCCCGGTCAGGGTCACCCGCTGGGACCGCCCGGCCGCCCGCGCCGGAATGCTCTGGGCCCCGGTGGCCGGACTGGTCGTCGGGCTGTCCGCCGCGGCCGTCGGCGGCCTGCTGCTGCTCCTGGGCGCGGGCCCGCTGCCCGCCGCCGTCGCCACCGCCGCCGTCCCGGCCGCCCTCACCCGGGGGCTGCACCTGGACGGCCTGGCGGACGTGGCCGACGGGCTGGGCAGCGCCAAGCCCGCGGCGGACGCGCTGCGGATCATGAAGCAGTCGGACATCGGGCCGTTCGGGGTACTCACCCTGGTCTTCGTGCTGCTCGGCCAGGTGGCCGTGGTGGCCGAGCTGTACGCGCAGAGCTGGGCGCGGGGCGCGGTGGCGGCGGCCGTCGCGGCCGTCACCGCCCGGCTCGCCCTCACCCTCGCCTGCCGCCCCGGCGTGCCCCCGGCCCGGCCCGACGGGCTGGGCGCGGCGGTCGCGGGCGCGGTGCCCCGGCGGGCGGCGGCGGGGGTCGCGGTGCTGGCCGCGGCGGGGTGTGCGGCGGGGGCCGGGGCGGCGCTCGGCCGCGGGGCGGCCCTGCACCAGGCGCTGGCGCTGGCGGCGGGGGTGCTCGCCGCCCAGCTGCTGCTCGTGCACTGCGTGCGGCGGTTCGGTGGGGTGACGGGGGATGTGTTCGGGGCGGTGGCCGAGACAGCGGCAACGGCGGCGCTGCTGGTGTCCGCCCTGGGCAGGGGGTAG
- a CDS encoding leucyl aminopeptidase gives MTALTLSTAGAATLRADAVVVGIAKGAGSKGGLVVAPGAEAVDKAFGGKLAGVLETLGATGAEGEATKLPSPSGLKAPVVLAVGLGAAPEKGAAYTAETLRSAAGVAARALNGTKKAAFALPLEAAEDVAAIAEGALLGAYSFTAYQEGGKGAKAPLAEIALVGAKPRDKAHKAAAERAIALAEELNRARDLVNTPPNDLYPESFAAVATAAAKEHGVKVQVLDEKALTKGGYGGILGVGVGSANGPRLVRIGYTHPQAAKSLAFVGKGITYDSGGISLKPAGHNETMKCDMAGAAAVFAAVVTAARLGLKVNVTGWLALAENMPSGSATRPGDVLRMYSGKTVEVLNTDAEGRLVLADALAKASEEKPDAIVDVATLTGAMVLALGNRTFGVMANDDAFRTAVHETAEEAGEPSWPMPLPADLRKGMDSPTADIANMGERMGGGLVAGLFLKEFVGEGITWAHLDIAGPAFNEGAPFGYTPKGGTGSAVRTLVRLAERTADGELG, from the coding sequence GTGACTGCTCTGACTCTCAGCACTGCCGGTGCCGCGACGCTGCGCGCCGACGCCGTGGTCGTCGGCATCGCCAAGGGCGCCGGATCCAAGGGAGGTCTGGTCGTCGCGCCGGGCGCCGAGGCCGTGGACAAGGCGTTCGGCGGCAAGCTCGCCGGCGTCCTGGAGACCCTGGGTGCCACCGGTGCCGAGGGCGAGGCGACCAAGCTGCCGTCGCCGTCCGGCCTGAAGGCGCCGGTCGTGCTGGCGGTCGGGCTCGGCGCGGCCCCCGAGAAGGGCGCCGCGTACACCGCCGAGACCCTGCGGTCCGCCGCCGGTGTCGCGGCCCGCGCGCTCAACGGCACCAAGAAGGCCGCGTTCGCGCTGCCCCTGGAGGCCGCCGAGGACGTGGCCGCCATCGCCGAGGGCGCGCTGCTCGGCGCGTACTCCTTCACCGCGTACCAGGAGGGCGGCAAGGGCGCGAAGGCGCCACTGGCCGAAATCGCCCTGGTCGGCGCCAAGCCGCGTGACAAGGCTCACAAGGCCGCCGCCGAGCGGGCCATCGCGCTCGCCGAGGAGCTCAACCGCGCCCGCGACCTGGTGAACACCCCGCCCAACGACCTCTACCCCGAATCCTTCGCCGCAGTCGCCACCGCGGCCGCCAAGGAGCACGGCGTCAAGGTCCAGGTGCTCGACGAGAAGGCGCTCACCAAGGGCGGCTACGGGGGCATCCTCGGCGTCGGCGTCGGCTCCGCCAACGGCCCGCGGCTGGTCCGCATCGGCTACACCCACCCGCAGGCGGCCAAGTCGCTCGCCTTCGTCGGCAAGGGCATCACCTACGACTCGGGCGGCATCTCGCTGAAGCCGGCCGGCCACAACGAGACGATGAAGTGCGACATGGCCGGCGCCGCCGCCGTCTTCGCCGCCGTCGTCACGGCCGCCCGCCTCGGCCTGAAGGTGAACGTCACCGGCTGGCTGGCGCTCGCCGAGAACATGCCGTCCGGCTCCGCCACCCGCCCGGGCGACGTGCTGCGCATGTACAGCGGCAAGACCGTCGAGGTGCTCAACACCGACGCCGAGGGCCGGCTGGTGCTGGCCGACGCGCTGGCCAAGGCGTCCGAGGAGAAGCCGGACGCGATCGTGGACGTGGCGACCCTGACCGGCGCCATGGTCCTCGCGCTCGGCAACCGCACCTTCGGTGTGATGGCCAACGACGACGCCTTCCGCACCGCGGTGCACGAGACGGCCGAGGAGGCCGGCGAGCCGTCCTGGCCCATGCCGCTCCCCGCCGACCTGCGCAAGGGCATGGACTCCCCGACCGCCGACATCGCCAACATGGGCGAGCGGATGGGCGGCGGCCTGGTGGCCGGCCTGTTCCTGAAGGAGTTCGTGGGCGAGGGCATCACCTGGGCCCACCTGGACATCGCGGGCCCGGCCTTCAACGAGGGCGCCCCCTTCGGCTACACCCCCAAGGGCGGCACCGGCTCCGCGGTCCGCACCCTGGTCCGGCTGGCCGAGCGCACCGCCGACGGCGAGCTGGGCTGA
- a CDS encoding spherulation-specific family 4 protein, producing MPRNLLVPFYDHPADRPDAWEALIAAAPRLYGVVLNPASGAGGAPDSAFAAAAARLRDAGVPVLGYADTGYGRRPHADVVRDLLRHRDWYGADGAFLDQAATAPELLPHYRRLAVAARGAGARTLVLNHGTHPDPGYADLADLLVTYEGTWATYPQVRVPQWTRDHPPERFCHLVYAAPPGARPRTPVHCAVPGGAPHPWGTLPHLLEPAR from the coding sequence ATGCCCCGCAACCTCCTCGTCCCGTTCTACGACCACCCCGCCGACCGCCCCGACGCCTGGGAGGCGCTGATCGCGGCGGCCCCCCGGCTGTACGGGGTGGTGCTCAACCCGGCCAGCGGCGCGGGCGGGGCGCCGGACTCCGCGTTCGCCGCGGCGGCGGCCCGGCTGCGCGACGCCGGCGTCCCCGTCCTCGGGTACGCGGACACCGGCTACGGCCGCCGCCCGCACGCCGACGTGGTGCGCGACCTGCTGCGCCACCGCGACTGGTACGGCGCGGACGGCGCCTTCCTCGACCAGGCGGCCACCGCGCCCGAGCTGCTCCCGCACTACCGCAGGCTCGCCGTCGCCGCCCGCGGGGCCGGGGCCCGCACCCTGGTCCTCAACCACGGCACCCACCCCGACCCCGGCTACGCCGACCTCGCCGACCTGCTCGTCACGTACGAGGGCACCTGGGCGACCTATCCGCAGGTCCGGGTCCCGCAGTGGACCCGGGACCATCCGCCGGAGCGCTTCTGCCACCTCGTGTACGCCGCCCCGCCCGGCGCCCGCCCCCGCACCCCCGTGCACTGCGCGGTGCCGGGCGGCGCCCCGCACCCGTGGGGTACCCTGCCGCACCTCCTGGAGCCCGCCCGATGA
- a CDS encoding endo alpha-1,4 polygalactosaminidase, which produces MNRSRRLLLPVALLALLLAGCSSSSDDDAGPDESDNAAPTRAPSAPATTPGRSAPPSPSATPSGPAHRRWQPRPGVAWQWQLTGKLDPTVDVPVYDVDGFNVSKAQVDDLHRRGRKVICYVSTGAWEDFRPDAGRFPKSVLGKGNGWKGERWLDVRRTDVLGPLMAARFDMCRAKGFDAVEPDNMDGYDNESGFPLTGEEQLAYNRLIARLAHDRGLAVGLKNDLDQIPQLVGDFDFAVNEQCAEFGECGVLGAFTRAGKAVFHVEYDKAPADFCAVGRGLGLSSMKKELELGVWRSPC; this is translated from the coding sequence ATGAACCGCTCCCGCCGTCTGCTGCTGCCCGTGGCCCTGCTGGCGCTGCTGCTCGCCGGGTGCTCCTCCTCGTCCGACGACGACGCGGGGCCCGACGAGAGCGACAACGCGGCGCCGACCAGGGCCCCGTCCGCCCCGGCCACCACGCCCGGCCGCTCCGCGCCGCCGTCCCCCTCCGCCACGCCCTCCGGGCCCGCGCACCGCCGCTGGCAGCCCCGGCCGGGGGTGGCCTGGCAGTGGCAGCTCACCGGGAAACTGGATCCGACCGTGGACGTACCGGTGTACGACGTCGACGGGTTCAACGTCTCCAAGGCGCAGGTCGACGATCTGCACCGGCGCGGGCGCAAGGTGATCTGCTACGTGTCGACGGGCGCCTGGGAGGACTTCCGCCCCGACGCCGGGCGCTTCCCCAAGTCGGTGCTGGGCAAGGGCAACGGCTGGAAGGGCGAGCGCTGGCTGGACGTCCGCCGCACCGACGTGCTGGGCCCGCTGATGGCCGCGCGGTTCGACATGTGCCGGGCCAAGGGGTTCGACGCGGTCGAGCCGGACAACATGGACGGCTACGACAACGAGAGCGGGTTCCCCCTGACGGGGGAGGAGCAGCTGGCCTACAACCGCCTGATCGCGCGGCTCGCCCACGACCGGGGTCTGGCGGTCGGCCTCAAGAACGACCTCGACCAGATCCCGCAGCTGGTGGGGGACTTCGACTTCGCGGTCAACGAGCAGTGCGCGGAGTTCGGGGAGTGCGGGGTGCTGGGGGCGTTCACGCGGGCGGGGAAGGCGGTGTTCCACGTCGAGTACGACAAGGCGCCGGCGGATTTCTGTGCGGTGGGGAGGGGGTTGGGGCTGAGCTCGATGAAGAAGGAGCTGGAACTGGGGGTATGGCGCAGCCCGTGCTGA
- the pelF gene encoding GT4 family glycosyltransferase PelF: MPSSGRHVTMLTEGTYPHIHGGVSTWCDQLVRGMPEVDFNVLALTGNGREPVTWELPPNVYRHTAFPLWGPAPTRRPLLGKERRRFIDVYERFLLSMLDPESGCNFAQGLYSLARLARAGRLSTALRSEAALRSLMWIWTMPHLQIATARPTVHDALTATDLLEHALRPLAARLPEDCVAHAVSSGLATLPALAAQHLDGVPFLLTEHGIYLRERYLGYRTGEQTWPVKSVILSFYRELNSMGYRQADLITPCNQYNRRWEERGGAPADRIRTVYNGVDPNLFPHAGPDPAIPTLSWCGRIDPIKDLETLIRAYAMVRAELPEVRLRLFGPVPAGNADYRTTLEKLAAELGVTDGISYEGRVSDVASAYAAGSVVMLSSISEGFPFSIIEAMSCGRATVSTDVGGVREAVGDAGLVVPPREPALMAEATLTLLRDDARRAELGARARSRVVDQFTLHRSVDGFRKIYLELAGRPEPAPRYATAPCPTPQYSGARPRAERPESDDWTLQLTDPWYRELASDGSVW, from the coding sequence ATGCCGAGCAGTGGCCGTCACGTCACCATGCTCACGGAAGGCACCTATCCGCACATCCACGGAGGCGTCAGCACCTGGTGCGACCAGCTCGTGCGCGGTATGCCGGAGGTCGACTTCAACGTCCTGGCCCTCACCGGCAACGGCCGCGAGCCGGTCACCTGGGAGCTGCCGCCGAACGTGTACCGGCACACCGCGTTCCCGCTGTGGGGACCGGCGCCGACGCGACGGCCACTCCTCGGCAAGGAGCGGCGCCGCTTCATAGACGTCTATGAGCGGTTCCTGCTCTCGATGCTCGACCCCGAGTCCGGCTGCAACTTCGCCCAGGGGCTCTACTCCCTGGCGCGGCTGGCTCGGGCCGGGCGGCTCTCCACCGCACTGCGCTCGGAGGCCGCCCTGCGGTCGCTCATGTGGATCTGGACCATGCCGCACCTCCAGATAGCCACCGCACGGCCCACCGTGCACGACGCCCTGACCGCCACCGACCTGCTCGAACACGCGCTGCGCCCGCTGGCCGCCCGGCTCCCGGAGGACTGTGTGGCCCACGCGGTCAGCAGCGGCCTCGCCACCCTGCCCGCGCTCGCCGCCCAGCATCTGGACGGCGTTCCCTTTCTCCTCACCGAACACGGCATCTACCTGCGCGAACGCTATCTCGGCTACCGCACGGGGGAGCAGACCTGGCCGGTGAAATCGGTGATCCTCAGCTTCTACCGCGAGCTCAACTCGATGGGCTACCGCCAGGCCGATCTGATCACCCCCTGCAACCAGTACAACCGCCGCTGGGAAGAGCGCGGCGGCGCCCCGGCGGACCGCATCAGGACCGTCTACAACGGAGTCGACCCCAACCTCTTCCCGCACGCCGGCCCCGACCCCGCGATCCCCACCCTCAGCTGGTGCGGCCGGATCGACCCCATCAAGGACCTGGAGACCCTGATCCGGGCGTACGCCATGGTCCGCGCCGAACTGCCCGAGGTGCGGCTGCGGCTCTTCGGCCCCGTACCGGCGGGCAACGCGGACTACCGCACCACGCTGGAGAAGCTCGCCGCCGAACTCGGCGTGACCGACGGCATCAGCTACGAGGGCCGCGTCAGCGACGTCGCGAGCGCCTACGCGGCGGGGAGCGTGGTGATGCTCTCCAGCATCAGCGAGGGCTTCCCCTTCTCCATCATCGAAGCCATGTCCTGCGGCCGGGCCACGGTCTCCACCGACGTCGGCGGGGTGCGCGAGGCCGTCGGCGACGCCGGACTCGTGGTCCCGCCGCGCGAGCCCGCGCTGATGGCCGAGGCCACCCTCACCCTGCTGCGGGACGACGCCCGCCGCGCCGAACTGGGCGCGCGGGCCCGCAGCCGGGTCGTCGACCAGTTCACCCTGCACCGCTCGGTGGACGGCTTCCGCAAGATCTACCTGGAGCTGGCCGGCCGCCCCGAGCCCGCCCCCCGGTACGCCACCGCGCCCTGCCCCACCCCGCAGTACAGCGGGGCCCGGCCGCGCGCCGAGCGCCCCGAGTCGGACGACTGGACGCTCCAGCTCACCGACCCCTGGTACCGGGAGCTGGCGTCGGACGGATCCGTCTGGTGA